In Chitinophaga nivalis, a single genomic region encodes these proteins:
- the rpmI gene encoding 50S ribosomal protein L35 has protein sequence MPKVKTHSRAKKTFKVSGNGQIKRFMAFKSHLLTKKSTKRKRSLRGSTLVHEANLNLVKRMLGLR, from the coding sequence ATGCCCAAAGTAAAGACACATTCCCGGGCCAAGAAAACTTTCAAGGTGAGCGGGAACGGACAGATTAAGCGGTTCATGGCCTTCAAAAGTCACTTACTGACCAAAAAATCTACGAAAAGAAAACGTAGCTTAAGAGGTAGTACGCTGGTTCACGAAGCAAATCTTAACCTGGTTAAGAGAATGCTGGGACTCCGCTAG
- the rplT gene encoding 50S ribosomal protein L20: MPRSVNAVASRARRKRILKQAKGFYGKRKNVYTVAKNVLEKGLTYSYVGRKLKKRNYRQLWIARINAAVRAEGLTYSVFMNKLAGKNIDLNRKVLADLAMNEPETFKALVASVK; the protein is encoded by the coding sequence ATGCCTCGTTCAGTTAACGCCGTAGCTTCAAGAGCCCGGAGAAAAAGGATCTTAAAGCAAGCCAAAGGCTTCTACGGTAAAAGAAAAAATGTTTACACAGTAGCGAAGAACGTTCTCGAGAAAGGACTCACTTACAGCTATGTTGGTCGTAAATTAAAGAAAAGAAACTACCGTCAGCTGTGGATCGCCCGTATCAACGCTGCAGTAAGAGCAGAAGGGTTGACCTATTCTGTGTTTATGAACAAATTAGCTGGTAAAAACATCGACCTGAACAGAAAAGTTCTGGCTGATCTGGCTATGAATGAACCAGAAACATTCAAAGCGTTGGTAGCTTCTGTAAAGTAA
- the ispE gene encoding 4-(cytidine 5'-diphospho)-2-C-methyl-D-erythritol kinase, which produces MIVFPNCKINLGLYITARRADGFHDLETVFYPLPVQDALEVITPGTLQFTSSGIPIPGDQDSNLCLRAFHLLQQDFPALQPVNIHLHKHIPIGAGLGGGSADAAFMLRLLDHKFQLGLSEEQLTAYAAHLGSDCPFFIPNKPCFATGRGEILEPIALDLSGYSFQLIYPAIHVNTGWAFKQLTPRVPAHSLREMIQLPVSDWKEVISNDFEGPVFQAHPVLATIKAQLYAAGARYAAMSGSGSAVVGIFPKNKIADILWDASYRVFTIK; this is translated from the coding sequence ATGATCGTTTTTCCCAACTGTAAAATAAACCTGGGCCTCTATATCACCGCCAGACGGGCCGACGGTTTTCATGACCTGGAAACTGTATTTTATCCGCTACCGGTGCAAGACGCCCTGGAAGTGATTACACCCGGTACCCTGCAATTTACCAGCAGCGGCATTCCTATTCCGGGCGACCAGGACAGCAATCTTTGTCTCCGGGCCTTTCATCTCCTGCAGCAGGACTTCCCTGCCCTGCAACCGGTGAATATTCATCTCCATAAACATATTCCTATTGGTGCGGGATTAGGTGGCGGTTCCGCCGATGCTGCGTTTATGCTGCGGTTGCTGGATCACAAATTCCAACTGGGACTGTCAGAAGAACAGCTGACGGCATATGCGGCACACCTGGGTAGCGACTGTCCCTTTTTCATCCCCAATAAGCCTTGTTTTGCCACCGGGCGGGGGGAAATACTGGAACCTATTGCGTTGGATCTCTCCGGCTACTCATTTCAACTGATATACCCGGCCATTCATGTGAATACCGGCTGGGCGTTTAAACAGTTAACACCCCGCGTGCCGGCCCATTCCCTGCGGGAAATGATCCAGCTGCCGGTAAGCGACTGGAAAGAGGTAATCAGCAATGATTTTGAAGGGCCTGTATTCCAGGCGCACCCGGTATTAGCGACCATTAAAGCACAGTTATATGCGGCGGGGGCACGCTATGCCGCAATGAGTGGAAGCGGCTCCGCAGTGGTGGGTATATTCCCTAAAAATAAAATAGCTGACATCCTGTGGGATGCCAGCTACCGGGTATTTACTATTAAGTAA
- a CDS encoding bifunctional nuclease family protein: protein MRKIELEIVALSHSITQTHSYAVVLGEVNGLRRLPIVIGGFEAQAIAVALEKMQPSRPLTHDLMKNFMNAFNVELHEVVISNLQEGIFYSKLICSSNDETIEIDSRTSDALALAVRFGCPIYTFENILNSAGILLDDPAGKKSNKPVTPTISEHEKGAEDDLKAMNVEELTQLLQEVLEQEDYIRAIAIRDEINSRKSK from the coding sequence ATGAGAAAAATAGAACTGGAAATAGTTGCTTTATCGCACAGCATTACGCAGACTCATTCATATGCCGTGGTACTGGGGGAAGTAAATGGTTTACGCCGTTTGCCTATTGTGATTGGTGGCTTTGAAGCGCAGGCGATCGCCGTGGCCCTTGAAAAAATGCAGCCCAGCCGTCCTCTTACGCATGACTTGATGAAGAACTTCATGAACGCATTTAACGTTGAATTACATGAAGTGGTAATCAGCAACCTCCAGGAAGGTATTTTTTACTCCAAGCTTATCTGTTCCAGTAACGACGAAACCATAGAGATCGATTCCCGCACATCTGATGCCCTCGCACTGGCTGTACGTTTTGGATGTCCTATCTATACTTTCGAGAATATCCTCAACAGTGCTGGCATATTACTGGACGATCCTGCAGGCAAAAAAAGCAACAAACCTGTCACCCCTACCATCTCCGAACATGAAAAAGGAGCGGAAGACGACCTGAAAGCCATGAATGTAGAAGAACTGACCCAGTTATTGCAAGAGGTATTGGAACAGGAAGATTACATCCGTGCCATCGCTATCCGCGATGAAATCAACAGCCGAAAAAGCAAGTAA
- a CDS encoding electron transfer flavoprotein subunit alpha/FixB family protein — protein MSILIFADQAQGKIKKAALEAIQYGAKTAAQTGTTATALVLGPVDAAELTALGNYGVQKVLHVADARLHEVETIVFTKIIAAAAEKEGAKVIVFPHNFDGKAIAPRLAARLKAGLVAGAISYPDTSNGFVVKKSVFSGKAFANVNITSDIKIISLIPNTFPLTPGSETATVEAFSPAISDGDFKVKVIKTETVSGDIPLTEAEIVVSGGRGLKGPENWGILEDLAKALGAATASSRPVADAGWRPHHEHVGQTGLTVRPNLYVAIGISGAIQHLAGVNGSKVIVVINKDPEAPFFKAADYGIVGDAFEIVPKLTEAVKQFKQA, from the coding sequence ATGTCTATATTAATATTCGCCGATCAGGCACAGGGAAAAATCAAGAAAGCCGCACTGGAAGCTATTCAATACGGCGCTAAAACAGCTGCACAGACGGGCACTACTGCCACTGCACTGGTATTGGGTCCGGTAGACGCAGCAGAACTGACTGCACTGGGTAACTACGGTGTACAGAAAGTATTGCACGTAGCCGATGCCCGTTTACATGAAGTAGAGACGATCGTGTTTACAAAAATAATTGCTGCCGCTGCAGAAAAAGAAGGCGCCAAAGTAATTGTATTCCCGCACAACTTCGACGGGAAAGCAATTGCACCCCGCCTCGCAGCACGCCTGAAAGCAGGTCTGGTAGCAGGTGCGATCTCCTATCCGGATACCTCCAATGGATTTGTAGTGAAGAAAAGTGTGTTCTCCGGAAAAGCATTTGCCAACGTCAACATTACTTCTGATATAAAGATCATATCACTCATTCCTAATACATTCCCCCTGACACCAGGCAGCGAAACAGCTACTGTAGAGGCGTTCAGCCCAGCTATCAGCGATGGTGACTTCAAGGTAAAAGTGATAAAAACAGAAACTGTGAGCGGTGATATTCCGTTAACGGAAGCAGAGATTGTTGTGAGTGGTGGCCGCGGCCTGAAAGGCCCTGAAAACTGGGGTATCCTGGAAGACCTGGCCAAGGCGCTGGGTGCAGCTACTGCGAGTTCCCGTCCGGTAGCAGATGCCGGCTGGCGTCCGCATCATGAACACGTAGGTCAGACAGGGCTTACCGTAAGACCTAACCTGTATGTAGCCATCGGTATTTCAGGCGCGATTCAGCACCTCGCTGGTGTAAACGGCAGTAAGGTAATTGTGGTGATCAATAAAGATCCGGAAGCACCGTTCTTCAAGGCAGCCGACTACGGTATTGTAGGCGATGCATTTGAAATAGTGCCGAAGCTTACTGAAGCCGTGAAACAATTTAAACAGGCATAA
- a CDS encoding electron transfer flavoprotein subunit beta/FixA family protein, whose product MKILVCISKTPDTTAKIAFTDNNTKFNEAGVQFIINPYDEWYALVRALEIKETLGADVHLITVGGADCDPVIRKALALGGDEAFRVNADSADSYYIASQIAAHAKEKQYDIIFTGKETIDYNGSGIGGMVAELLDLPYVSIAAKFDLNGTTATINREIEGGEEICEVSLPVVVSCQKGMAEARIPNMRGIMAARTKPLAVVEPVAADTLTSVVSFELPPAKAGVKLIDADNVAELVKLLHEEAKVI is encoded by the coding sequence ATGAAGATTTTAGTTTGTATCAGTAAAACTCCGGACACGACTGCAAAAATAGCTTTCACGGACAATAACACGAAATTCAATGAGGCTGGTGTACAGTTTATTATTAACCCGTATGATGAATGGTATGCACTGGTAAGAGCGCTGGAAATAAAAGAAACCCTCGGCGCAGACGTACATCTCATCACTGTTGGCGGTGCAGATTGTGACCCTGTAATTCGCAAAGCATTGGCCCTTGGCGGCGACGAAGCATTCCGCGTTAATGCAGATAGTGCAGATAGCTACTATATAGCTTCACAGATAGCTGCCCACGCTAAAGAAAAACAATACGATATTATTTTTACCGGTAAAGAAACCATCGATTATAACGGTTCCGGCATAGGCGGTATGGTGGCGGAACTGCTGGATCTCCCCTATGTTTCTATTGCAGCAAAATTTGACCTGAATGGTACCACTGCTACTATCAACCGGGAAATTGAAGGCGGTGAGGAAATCTGCGAAGTATCCCTGCCGGTAGTAGTGTCCTGTCAGAAAGGAATGGCAGAAGCACGTATCCCTAACATGCGCGGTATTATGGCTGCCAGAACCAAACCCCTGGCTGTTGTAGAACCTGTAGCTGCCGATACCCTGACCAGTGTGGTAAGCTTTGAGTTGCCTCCTGCCAAGGCCGGTGTAAAGCTCATCGATGCAGACAACGTAGCAGAACTGGTGAAATTGCTGCATGAAGAAGCGAAAGTCATCTAA
- a CDS encoding tetratricopeptide repeat protein, whose product MDRIAQIKAFLEKTPQDSFLKHALALEYMKLNDDATARQLLEELLAHEPGYVGSYYQLGKLLERAGDKEAAIRTYEKGMEMAKAGNERHAYNELQSAYEDLVY is encoded by the coding sequence ATGGATAGAATTGCACAAATAAAAGCCTTCCTGGAGAAAACCCCCCAGGATAGTTTCCTCAAACACGCGCTGGCACTGGAGTATATGAAACTCAACGACGATGCCACCGCCCGGCAGCTGTTGGAAGAATTGCTGGCTCATGAACCAGGATACGTAGGTTCATACTACCAGTTGGGTAAACTGCTGGAAAGAGCCGGCGATAAAGAAGCCGCTATCCGCACCTACGAAAAAGGGATGGAAATGGCCAAAGCCGGCAACGAACGACACGCTTATAACGAACTGCAATCTGCCTACGAGGACCTCGTATATTGA
- the tilS gene encoding tRNA lysidine(34) synthetase TilS: MPQYLLTHFSNYIGQQQLFDPTQKVLLAVSGGLDSVVMAHLFKAAGYNAGIAHCNFQLRAAESVRDENFVRELAAALDLPLHVIQFDTAAYAASQHMTIQVAARELRYKWLEEIRATGGYAVVATAHHMQDSVETALMNFAKGTGIAGLHGILPKQERIVRPLLFTLKDTLIAYAAMHNISHVEDSSNITDKYTRNFFRHHIIPPLTEAYPGAVKNMAGTIDRIREAEILYQQAMEKHRKRLLFQKDNTWMVPVLKLQKSVPLQTIAWELFRQFNCSPAQVKQVLQLLDSESGKLVETSTHRIIRNRAWILITPLVTAVAPLVVIDTPSGHITFPAGQLRIKALEHQPGNIPASPAIAWLDAAQISFPLILRKWKQGDYFYPLGLPKKKKLSRFLIDQKLSLPQKENVWVLESAKRIVWVVGMRIDDRFKITEKTRQVISLELDK, encoded by the coding sequence ATGCCGCAATATTTATTGACACATTTTTCCAACTATATCGGACAGCAACAGCTGTTCGACCCCACCCAAAAGGTACTGCTGGCGGTAAGTGGTGGTCTCGACTCTGTGGTGATGGCCCATCTTTTTAAAGCCGCCGGCTACAACGCCGGTATTGCTCACTGTAATTTTCAATTGCGCGCGGCAGAATCAGTAAGAGATGAAAATTTTGTACGGGAGCTGGCAGCCGCACTGGACCTGCCCCTGCACGTAATACAGTTTGATACAGCCGCCTACGCCGCCTCACAGCATATGACCATTCAGGTGGCTGCCCGTGAGCTGCGGTACAAATGGCTGGAGGAAATCCGGGCCACCGGCGGATATGCCGTTGTGGCCACCGCACATCATATGCAGGACAGCGTGGAAACAGCTCTGATGAATTTTGCCAAAGGTACCGGCATTGCCGGTCTGCATGGCATCCTGCCCAAACAGGAACGTATTGTAAGACCGCTGCTGTTTACGCTGAAAGATACGCTGATAGCCTATGCAGCGATGCATAATATCTCCCATGTGGAAGATAGTTCCAATATAACGGACAAGTATACACGTAATTTTTTCCGGCATCATATTATCCCGCCACTGACGGAAGCTTATCCTGGTGCGGTGAAAAATATGGCAGGTACCATAGACCGTATCCGGGAGGCTGAAATATTGTATCAGCAGGCGATGGAGAAACACCGGAAACGATTATTGTTTCAAAAAGATAATACCTGGATGGTGCCTGTTTTGAAACTGCAAAAAAGTGTACCGCTGCAAACCATTGCCTGGGAACTGTTCCGGCAGTTTAACTGTTCTCCGGCACAGGTGAAACAGGTATTGCAGCTGCTCGACAGTGAGTCCGGGAAACTGGTAGAAACCAGTACCCACCGCATTATCCGCAACCGTGCCTGGATACTGATCACACCACTGGTAACTGCAGTTGCACCACTTGTGGTGATCGACACGCCATCCGGACATATTACCTTTCCTGCCGGTCAGTTGCGCATAAAAGCGCTGGAGCATCAGCCGGGCAACATCCCTGCTTCTCCGGCCATTGCCTGGCTGGATGCCGCACAGATCAGCTTTCCCTTAATCCTCCGGAAATGGAAACAAGGCGATTACTTTTATCCGTTGGGATTACCCAAAAAGAAGAAACTCAGCCGCTTCCTGATAGACCAGAAATTATCTTTACCGCAGAAAGAAAATGTGTGGGTGCTGGAGTCAGCGAAACGTATTGTGTGGGTAGTTGGTATGCGGATAGACGATCGTTTTAAAATTACAGAGAAAACCCGCCAGGTGATCAGCCTGGAGCTGGATAAATAA
- a CDS encoding rhomboid family intramembrane serine protease has protein sequence MSISLIIIIITCLVSYTALNNYDQLDKMSMQPYMVKEYKQYYRFITSGFIHADYQHLIFNMLTLYFFGSFIESVFAQLFQNKLVYVIYYILGIIISDIPSYIKHRNNQYYSSVGASGAISAIVFTAILVNPWAPIYLFFAIKIPAVVYGVLFLALSAYMSKKGGGNVNHDAHLWGALFGLVFPLVFHPELGSFFINQILHRQMYM, from the coding sequence ATGTCTATCAGTCTTATTATTATTATCATTACCTGTCTGGTTTCCTATACTGCACTTAATAACTATGACCAGCTGGACAAGATGAGCATGCAGCCTTACATGGTAAAGGAGTACAAACAATACTACCGGTTTATTACCTCCGGTTTTATCCATGCAGATTACCAGCATCTTATTTTCAATATGCTTACCTTATATTTCTTCGGTAGTTTTATTGAAAGCGTTTTTGCCCAGCTATTCCAGAATAAGCTGGTGTATGTGATCTATTATATTCTGGGGATTATCATATCGGATATTCCTTCCTACATCAAACACCGCAACAACCAGTATTATTCTTCTGTAGGAGCATCCGGTGCTATTTCTGCGATTGTGTTTACTGCGATCCTCGTCAATCCCTGGGCGCCGATTTATTTATTCTTTGCCATTAAAATACCGGCCGTAGTATATGGGGTATTGTTCCTGGCACTCTCCGCTTATATGTCTAAAAAAGGCGGCGGTAACGTCAACCACGATGCGCATCTGTGGGGTGCGTTGTTTGGGCTGGTGTTTCCGTTGGTATTCCATCCGGAACTGGGCAGCTTCTTCATCAATCAGATATTGCACCGGCAGATGTATATGTAA
- a CDS encoding 23S rRNA (pseudouridine(1915)-N(3))-methyltransferase RlmH produces the protein MKIQLWSIGKEHDPYIRDGIAVFQKRLQHYVDFEIKLIPTVKQAASLSVPELKKQEAKIILDLLQPTDFLLALDEKGKMMTTVQFADFLQQRNNAGTRQLIILIGGAFGIDASVLQRAQLQMSLSPLTFPHQLVRLIFTEQLYRAYTVLNREKYHHQ, from the coding sequence GTGAAAATTCAACTCTGGAGCATCGGAAAGGAACATGATCCCTACATCAGGGACGGGATAGCTGTATTTCAAAAACGACTACAGCATTATGTGGATTTTGAAATAAAGCTGATTCCTACTGTGAAACAGGCCGCCAGTTTATCGGTACCGGAGCTGAAAAAACAGGAAGCCAAAATTATCCTGGACCTGTTGCAGCCGACCGATTTTTTACTGGCGCTGGATGAAAAGGGTAAAATGATGACGACTGTACAGTTTGCAGATTTCCTGCAACAGCGGAATAATGCCGGTACCCGGCAGCTGATTATCCTGATAGGCGGCGCTTTTGGCATCGATGCCTCCGTATTGCAACGGGCCCAGTTACAAATGTCGCTTTCCCCGCTTACATTTCCGCATCAGCTGGTACGGCTCATTTTTACCGAGCAACTATATCGTGCCTATACCGTATTAAACAGAGAGAAATATCACCACCAATAG
- a CDS encoding DoxX family protein, translated as MMKRTYRITTIIFLVILFLTAITDLMRMDFVLTTVRHLGYPDFLPLLIGTGKCIGIILLSLPRYTPWKEWGYAGFTVLFLSAAASHAFAGDALGHILPPLIFETLLLVSYFSMRKVVHNATA; from the coding sequence ATGATGAAACGGACTTATCGCATTACGACCATTATTTTTCTTGTCATCCTGTTTTTAACGGCTATTACTGATCTGATGAGAATGGATTTTGTACTGACCACGGTACGGCATCTGGGTTATCCGGATTTTCTGCCGCTGTTGATTGGTACCGGAAAATGTATCGGTATTATTCTTTTAAGTCTTCCCCGTTATACACCGTGGAAGGAATGGGGTTATGCAGGCTTTACTGTTTTATTTCTCAGCGCAGCAGCCTCACATGCCTTTGCGGGGGATGCTTTGGGCCATATCCTGCCGCCATTGATATTTGAAACGTTGTTACTCGTTTCTTATTTCAGCATGCGTAAAGTAGTGCATAATGCTACCGCATAA
- a CDS encoding winged helix-turn-helix transcriptional regulator, producing MKVFLKNEESIDFCPVRDVFDRIGNKWAMMIVLTLGQTNHPMRYHQVQEAIGDISQKMLTATLKHLLEDGLIARQMYPEIPPRVDYSLTAKGESLLPHLYNLAAWANEHMRERSPKAG from the coding sequence ATGAAAGTTTTTTTGAAAAATGAAGAGAGTATAGACTTTTGTCCGGTAAGGGATGTCTTTGATCGTATCGGGAATAAATGGGCGATGATGATCGTACTTACTTTAGGACAAACCAATCATCCGATGCGCTATCACCAGGTGCAGGAAGCCATTGGCGATATTTCGCAGAAAATGCTGACGGCTACTTTGAAACACCTGCTGGAAGACGGACTGATTGCCCGGCAAATGTATCCGGAGATTCCGCCAAGAGTTGATTATTCCCTGACGGCGAAAGGAGAGAGCCTCCTGCCTCATTTATATAACCTCGCAGCATGGGCCAATGAACATATGCGGGAGCGCAGTCCTAAAGCCGGATGA
- a CDS encoding DUF5074 domain-containing protein has product MKRHVLSWMSALFLLTVVSCRKNEVPPSSPVSETATLRYNMAVGDSRLLQPAPGYPPGKNFNWTVNGEAAGHDAAYRFAAKERGDYRIVFTSGDQRNGVDSVVYQVKVTGKYENGFFMLHEGQYATNNGDMAYYSYDSNKVTQGVYKLENPLKNLGPTTATLQFATIFKGKMYMVVKVGGPMVVTDAYTMKETGRIATLPQDEGHAFLGIDSTRGLLSAADGIYRVSLSAPAIGAKVAGINSSAGDMLLSGNYIFTLTKDDGIVILQASNYSIVKKHAKGTIGFARTNDGAVWAAGDSALVRIDPVTLQITETKLPFKVTNAWAYLSWRSGSITAGKAGNVVYIAARKEAPGIGGMLEYGGTTVYRYIPGTPSSLSAPFITLPAGHYFYGSAVRYNDAKQELVVPTLGAEWGNSNNNRWLIYNANTGALKQTVQYTGYYFPALPVFH; this is encoded by the coding sequence ATGAAAAGACATGTACTATCATGGATGAGCGCCCTTTTTTTACTGACGGTAGTATCCTGCCGTAAAAATGAAGTCCCTCCCTCATCACCAGTCAGTGAGACTGCCACACTCCGGTATAATATGGCAGTAGGGGATAGCCGCCTGCTGCAGCCGGCTCCCGGTTATCCACCCGGAAAAAATTTTAACTGGACGGTCAACGGCGAGGCAGCCGGTCATGATGCTGCTTACCGCTTTGCCGCCAAAGAACGCGGAGATTACCGCATTGTATTTACCTCAGGTGATCAACGGAATGGTGTTGATTCTGTTGTATACCAGGTAAAGGTTACCGGTAAGTATGAGAATGGATTTTTCATGCTGCACGAAGGGCAATATGCCACCAACAACGGCGACATGGCCTATTACAGCTACGACAGTAATAAGGTTACCCAGGGAGTGTATAAGCTGGAAAATCCGCTGAAGAACCTGGGGCCTACTACAGCCACCCTGCAGTTTGCCACCATCTTTAAAGGCAAAATGTATATGGTCGTAAAAGTAGGTGGACCTATGGTGGTCACGGATGCCTATACCATGAAAGAAACCGGCCGCATAGCCACCCTGCCGCAGGATGAAGGGCATGCCTTTCTGGGTATAGATAGTACCCGTGGCTTGCTGAGTGCTGCCGATGGGATTTACCGCGTTAGCCTCAGTGCTCCTGCTATTGGCGCCAAAGTGGCTGGTATCAACAGTTCCGCCGGTGATATGCTGTTATCCGGCAACTACATTTTTACCCTTACGAAAGATGATGGTATTGTAATACTGCAGGCCAGTAACTATAGCATTGTAAAAAAACATGCGAAAGGTACGATTGGCTTTGCCCGCACCAATGATGGTGCAGTATGGGCTGCCGGCGATTCGGCATTGGTGAGGATTGATCCGGTGACGTTGCAGATTACCGAAACCAAACTGCCCTTTAAAGTAACGAATGCCTGGGCATATCTCTCCTGGAGATCCGGTTCTATTACAGCCGGCAAAGCAGGCAATGTGGTATACATCGCTGCCCGGAAAGAAGCCCCCGGTATTGGTGGTATGCTCGAATATGGCGGCACTACCGTGTATCGTTATATTCCCGGTACACCGTCTTCGCTGTCAGCTCCCTTTATTACCCTGCCTGCCGGCCACTATTTCTATGGATCTGCAGTACGGTATAATGATGCGAAACAGGAACTGGTGGTTCCTACGCTCGGCGCAGAATGGGGGAACAGCAACAATAACAGATGGCTGATATATAATGCCAATACTGGTGCCCTGAAACAAACAGTTCAATATACAGGTTATTACTTTCCTGCCCTCCCGGTCTTTCATTGA